Proteins from a single region of Streptomyces sp. Tu 3180:
- a CDS encoding R3H domain-containing nucleic acid-binding protein yields MTEGTTSAAAEGTDTLTRLEQEGEIAADYLEGLLDIADLDGDIDMDVEADRASVSIISDTGSRDLQKLVGRDGEVLEALQELTRLAVHRETGDRSRLMLDIAGYRARKRTELSELGAKAAAEARSSGEPVKLDPMTPFERKVVHDAVKAAGLRSESEGEEPQRFVVVLPA; encoded by the coding sequence GTGACGGAAGGCACCACCTCCGCCGCTGCCGAGGGCACAGACACCCTGACCCGCCTCGAGCAGGAGGGTGAGATCGCGGCGGACTACCTGGAGGGTCTGCTCGACATCGCCGATCTCGACGGCGACATCGACATGGACGTCGAGGCGGACCGCGCCTCCGTCTCGATCATCAGCGACACGGGCAGCCGTGATCTGCAGAAGCTGGTCGGTCGTGACGGCGAGGTGCTGGAGGCGCTCCAGGAGCTCACGCGCCTGGCCGTGCACCGGGAGACCGGGGACCGCAGCCGCCTCATGCTGGACATCGCCGGTTACCGCGCCAGGAAGCGCACGGAGCTGTCCGAGCTGGGCGCGAAGGCCGCCGCCGAGGCCAGGAGCAGCGGCGAGCCCGTGAAGCTCGACCCGATGACCCCGTTCGAGCGCAAGGTCGTGCACGACGCGGTCAAGGCGGCCGGCCTGCGCAGCGAGTCCGAGGGCGAGGAGCCGCAGCGCTTCGTCGTCGTGCTTCCTGCCTGA
- the rsmG gene encoding 16S rRNA (guanine(527)-N(7))-methyltransferase RsmG — protein MTEAAELPPAPEQAREVFGDRFADAVRYAELLAEAGVQRGLIGPREVPRLWERHLLNCAVLSEVVPEGVVVCDVGSGAGLPGIPLALVRDDLKITLLEPLLRRTTFLTEVVELLGLDHVTVVRGRAEEVMGKLPPVHVVTARAVAPLDRLAAWGIPLLRPYGEMLALKGDTAEEELKSAATALSKLGAVATSIVHVGEGVVDPMSTVVRVEVGESPGGVRFAAKRAKAARTGRARRRRG, from the coding sequence GTGACGGAGGCAGCGGAGCTTCCCCCCGCGCCCGAGCAGGCACGCGAGGTGTTCGGCGACCGCTTCGCGGACGCGGTCCGGTATGCGGAGCTGCTCGCCGAGGCGGGCGTGCAGCGCGGTCTGATCGGCCCGCGTGAGGTGCCCCGCTTGTGGGAGCGGCATCTGCTGAACTGCGCGGTGCTCTCGGAGGTCGTGCCGGAGGGAGTGGTGGTGTGCGATGTCGGCTCGGGTGCCGGCCTGCCGGGCATTCCGCTGGCGTTGGTCCGGGATGACCTCAAGATCACACTGCTGGAGCCGCTGCTGCGGCGCACCACCTTCCTGACCGAGGTCGTGGAGCTGCTCGGCCTGGACCATGTGACGGTCGTACGCGGCCGGGCCGAGGAGGTCATGGGAAAGCTGCCCCCGGTGCATGTGGTGACGGCACGCGCTGTGGCGCCGCTCGATCGCCTCGCCGCGTGGGGCATCCCTCTCCTGCGGCCGTACGGGGAGATGCTCGCGCTCAAGGGCGACACCGCCGAGGAGGAGCTCAAGAGCGCGGCCACGGCATTGAGCAAGCTCGGCGCCGTGGCGACCTCGATCGTCCATGTGGGCGAGGGCGTCGTGGATCCGATGTCCACTGTGGTGCGGGTCGAGGTCGGGGAGAGCCCCGGTGGTGTGCGGTTCGCCGCGAAACGCGCGAAGGCCGCCCGTACGGGGCGGGCTCGTCGGCGACGTGGCTAG
- the yidC gene encoding membrane protein insertase YidC — translation MDTIASLFSFITTPVSWVIVQFHSVYGAVFGPDTGWAWGLSIVSLVILIRICLIPLFVKQIKATRAMQTLQPEMKKIQERYKNDRQRQSEEMMKLYKETGTNPLSSCLPILAQSPFFFALYHVLNSIASNDTIGVINERLLESAQKAHIFGAPLAAKFTDSSEKVAALDSSLTDVRVVTAIMIVLMSLSQFYTQRQLMTKNVDTTVKTPFMQQQKMLMYVFPIIFAVFGINFPVGVLVYWLTTNVWTMGQQMYIIHNNPTPGSKAQAAYLERLSKHVAKHGKTRNRRERAIVKAIVAKGRDRNEYERKFINGLNKAGLAAQGDGTVIKSETTAAAQAEDGTPTTTGAAPKRQQPKRQTKAQRQTGTAKAAGEPTSLTKSDEPQSSTKPAAAAKKGNAKPAGSTRSKAQSGQRKGPQRPKSPSKK, via the coding sequence GTGGACACGATTGCCAGCCTCTTCAGCTTCATCACGACACCTGTCTCCTGGGTCATCGTCCAGTTCCACAGCGTGTACGGCGCCGTCTTCGGCCCCGACACCGGGTGGGCCTGGGGCCTGTCCATCGTGTCCCTGGTGATTCTGATCCGTATCTGCCTGATCCCGCTCTTCGTGAAGCAGATCAAGGCGACGCGCGCGATGCAGACGCTCCAGCCGGAGATGAAGAAGATCCAGGAGCGCTACAAGAACGACCGGCAGCGCCAGTCCGAAGAGATGATGAAGCTGTACAAGGAGACGGGCACCAACCCGCTCTCCTCGTGCCTTCCCATCCTGGCGCAGTCGCCGTTCTTCTTCGCCCTCTACCACGTGCTCAACAGCATCGCGTCGAACGACACCATCGGCGTGATCAACGAGCGTCTGCTGGAGAGCGCGCAGAAGGCCCACATCTTCGGTGCCCCGCTCGCGGCGAAGTTCACGGACAGCTCGGAGAAGGTCGCAGCCCTCGACTCCTCGCTGACCGATGTCCGCGTCGTCACGGCGATCATGATCGTTCTGATGTCGCTGTCGCAGTTCTACACGCAGCGCCAGCTGATGACGAAGAACGTCGACACCACGGTGAAGACCCCGTTCATGCAGCAGCAGAAGATGCTGATGTACGTCTTCCCCATCATCTTCGCGGTCTTCGGCATCAACTTCCCGGTCGGTGTCCTCGTCTACTGGCTGACCACCAACGTGTGGACCATGGGCCAGCAGATGTACATCATCCACAACAACCCCACGCCGGGTTCCAAGGCCCAGGCCGCGTACCTGGAGCGCCTCTCCAAGCACGTCGCCAAGCACGGCAAGACCCGCAACCGTCGTGAGCGTGCCATCGTCAAGGCCATCGTCGCCAAGGGCCGGGACCGCAACGAGTACGAGCGCAAGTTCATCAACGGCCTGAACAAGGCCGGACTCGCGGCCCAGGGCGACGGCACGGTGATCAAGAGCGAGACCACGGCCGCCGCCCAGGCCGAGGACGGCACGCCGACCACGACCGGCGCCGCCCCCAAGCGCCAGCAGCCCAAGCGGCAGACGAAGGCCCAGCGCCAGACGGGCACCGCCAAAGCGGCCGGTGAGCCCACCTCGCTGACCAAGTCCGACGAGCCCCAGAGCAGCACCAAGCCCGCCGCTGCTGCCAAGAAGGGCAACGCCAAGCCCGCCGGCAGCACCCGCAGCAAGGCCCAGTCCGGACAGCGCAAGGGGCCGCAGCGGCCCAAGTCCCCGTCCAAGAAGTAA
- the yidD gene encoding membrane protein insertion efficiency factor YidD yields MKYPLLALIKIYQWTISPLLGPVCKYYPSCSHYGYTAIDRHGAVKGTALTAWRILRCNPWSLGGVDHVPPRKRPRWHEMLRNAWRARRGGPSAAEPATEGRTSPTSQTSPSSPAAETSSHAQGA; encoded by the coding sequence ATGAAGTACCCGCTGCTGGCTCTGATCAAGATCTATCAGTGGACGATCAGTCCACTGCTGGGGCCGGTGTGCAAGTACTACCCGTCGTGTTCCCACTATGGCTACACGGCCATCGACCGGCACGGTGCCGTCAAGGGCACGGCGCTCACGGCCTGGCGCATCCTGCGGTGCAACCCGTGGTCGCTGGGCGGGGTGGACCATGTTCCGCCGCGCAAGCGTCCGCGGTGGCACGAAATGCTGCGTAACGCCTGGCGTGCACGCAGGGGCGGGCCCTCCGCCGCCGAACCGGCCACCGAAGGACGGACTTCTCCCACAAGTCAGACGAGCCCTTCGAGCCCGGCCGCAGAGACCTCGTCCCATGCCCAAGGAGCATGA